From the Nitrospirae bacterium YQR-1 genome, one window contains:
- the rplS gene encoding 50S ribosomal protein L19, producing MNFVAALEETHKKGDIPAFGIGDTVRVHVRVVEGDKERVQPYEGIVIARHGGGVRETFTVRKVSFGVGVERIFPVHSPIIKLIELVRRGDVRQAKLYYLRFKKGKDAKIKEKGREVKGA from the coding sequence ATGAATTTTGTAGCGGCATTAGAGGAAACGCACAAAAAGGGGGATATTCCCGCCTTTGGCATAGGGGATACGGTACGGGTGCATGTGCGGGTGGTGGAAGGGGACAAGGAGAGAGTGCAGCCATATGAGGGAATAGTGATAGCACGGCATGGCGGGGGCGTAAGGGAGACATTTACGGTTCGCAAGGTATCGTTTGGAGTAGGTGTTGAGAGGATATTTCCTGTGCATTCACCGATAATAAAACTAATTGAGCTGGTCAGAAGAGGAGATGTAAGACAGGCAAAGCTTTACTATCTGAGGTTCAAAAAAGGTAAGGATGCAAAAATAAAGGAAAAGGGAAGGGAAGTTAAAGGGGCCTGA
- a CDS encoding ribonuclease HII — MFGLFNHDKEYFTRGHTPIGGIDEAGRGPLAGPVVAACVVLPEDFYIEGLNDSKKLSVVQRDRVFLQLLYNTAVHIGVGMATNEEIDRFNILNATRLAMKRAVSDVFVKPQLLLIDAVKIKDIGIEQVSIIKGDEKSASIAAASVVAKVVRDSIMSAYHKRYPQYGFIRHKGYGTKEHVLNIREHGPCEIHRMTFAPVAGLKEKTLPL, encoded by the coding sequence ATGTTTGGGCTGTTCAACCATGACAAGGAGTATTTCACGAGGGGCCATACCCCAATAGGCGGAATAGATGAGGCAGGACGGGGACCTCTTGCAGGTCCCGTTGTTGCCGCCTGTGTGGTATTGCCGGAAGATTTCTATATTGAAGGTTTGAACGATTCCAAGAAGCTTTCCGTGGTGCAGAGAGACCGTGTTTTTCTGCAACTACTTTACAACACGGCGGTACATATCGGTGTCGGTATGGCGACAAATGAGGAAATAGACCGGTTCAACATCTTAAATGCCACGCGTTTGGCTATGAAAAGAGCTGTATCGGATGTTTTTGTAAAGCCGCAGTTGCTTTTGATAGACGCCGTGAAAATTAAAGATATAGGCATAGAGCAGGTATCAATAATAAAGGGGGATGAAAAAAGCGCCTCCATTGCCGCAGCCTCGGTAGTGGCAAAGGTTGTGAGAGATTCCATCATGAGCGCTTACCATAAGAGGTATCCGCAGTACGGTTTTATACGGCATAAGGGGTATGGAACAAAAGAGCACGTGCTTAACATCAGAGAGCACGGCCCGTGTGAAATCCACCGAATGACTTTTGCTCCGGTTGCCGGTCTAAAAGAGAAAACTTTGCCTTTATGA